The Zobellia alginiliquefaciens genome contains a region encoding:
- a CDS encoding efflux RND transporter periplasmic adaptor subunit: MKDKYLRVILKSVSIAIVLLAAVSCGSEEKTQTNKVIKIKVLNVGSNPASSNAQIEYNGTIESDVAINASFQVSGTVLSVPVRIGDFVKKNQLIAQIDGTVYTSQYEQQLAQERLAKENYERINNVFQKGSIAEIRMLEARSQYEQAQAAAKMSYQNVRHAKLYAPMDGYISDKMMEAGDLAQPGLPVVELVNIKTVKAVLAIPDSEINNITKGDTATVVVPSLGDMDISGIVDEISIQSDQGSPVYTAYVKLNNAEKKIKPGMTCTVSFKNSKSGNADGKPTIIIPSESIAVTEDGKRFVYVANGNSADRRYVETGRLYDSGIAITNGLKKGDQLIVSGYHKLTQSTTVEIINDSK; the protein is encoded by the coding sequence ATGAAAGATAAATACCTACGGGTGATACTAAAAAGTGTTTCAATTGCCATAGTTCTTCTTGCTGCTGTTAGTTGTGGTAGTGAAGAAAAGACCCAAACCAATAAAGTAATTAAGATTAAAGTTTTAAATGTTGGCTCCAACCCAGCTTCTTCAAATGCCCAAATAGAGTACAATGGCACAATTGAATCTGATGTGGCAATTAATGCAAGCTTTCAGGTTTCGGGTACCGTTTTAAGTGTTCCTGTGCGCATAGGAGATTTCGTAAAAAAGAATCAATTGATCGCTCAAATAGATGGAACTGTATATACCAGTCAATATGAACAGCAATTGGCTCAAGAAAGACTGGCCAAAGAAAATTATGAACGTATAAATAATGTTTTTCAAAAAGGGAGTATCGCAGAAATTAGAATGTTAGAGGCACGTTCGCAATATGAACAAGCACAAGCAGCTGCAAAAATGAGCTATCAGAATGTACGCCATGCTAAATTATACGCCCCTATGGATGGCTACATAAGCGATAAGATGATGGAAGCCGGTGATCTGGCACAACCAGGACTACCTGTAGTGGAATTGGTAAATATTAAGACGGTTAAAGCCGTACTTGCTATTCCTGATAGTGAAATAAATAACATAACTAAAGGAGACACCGCTACGGTGGTAGTTCCTTCATTAGGGGATATGGATATTTCTGGTATTGTTGACGAGATTTCCATTCAATCCGATCAAGGCTCACCAGTTTATACGGCTTATGTAAAACTGAATAATGCCGAAAAGAAAATAAAACCAGGTATGACCTGTACCGTAAGTTTTAAAAATTCAAAAAGCGGTAATGCAGATGGGAAACCAACTATTATCATTCCGTCAGAAAGTATTGCCGTTACGGAAGATGGTAAGCGTTTTGTATATGTAGCCAACGGAAATAGCGCGGACAGACGCTACGTAGAAACCGGCAGATTATATGACAGCGGCATAGCAATTACAAACGGCTTGAAAAAAGGAGACCAACTTATCGTTTCGGGTTACCACAAGCTTACACAGAGTACGACCGTGGAAATCATTAATGACTCCAAATAA
- a CDS encoding efflux RND transporter permease subunit has product MKKKSGAIDWAFKHSTFPFVLVMSFVLMGIYGLLNMPRNEFPDFTIRQGLIIGAYPGASSDKVAEELTSKVEEFLFSYNEVDKTKTYSYSKDGLMYIYVEVSDKIDHNATEQFWNKLKAEILIFQQLELPREVQGVMVNSDFGSTAALVLGVESETRPYKDLQRHVEDIEDEFRQIDNLAKISHSGGLTEQISVYVDQDKLASYGITPQVITSSLQSQGAVFGSGSLESDTKERPIYLETTVKNESDIARQVIKTEANGNVIRVRDVAHVVREYDNPDSYLTMNGTKGMIITLEMAKKGNIVQFGDEIDERLDKIISEMPDDIKITKIANQPEVVDHSISHFMKEFGFALIGVILVTLLLLPIRVASVAAATIPITIAATLCIMYFLGIELNTVTLAALIVVLGIVVDDPIVIIDNYVEKLDEGMSIPEAAVSSAKELFPSVFTATLAISATFYPLLFFMDGVASDFISAFPYVIIIALTLSLLISILIVPMINSIFIKKGLHDDPENKDKDGKKSMLDRLQSFFDSAVNKAMAHYKITVFSGIAAIVIGVLLFGGVSQQLFPKVERNQFSIEINLAPGNSLEETAKVVTRFEEILSADERVADYTSFVGQSSPRFHTLYAPNLPAKNYAQILVTTISDDATVEVLNDYDEKYADMYPQAYLRMKQLDMAGVNAPIEVRMYGEDIDQLKKYSDTIINIARATPKTIWSRTDYGDMKEAVQIDVKYNEAARLGLNNRDIANAVAVNTTGLKATEVWDKDYPIDVKIKSENQHHQNITDLEQLSIISPQRGAAVPLRQVADISSEWNQETIVNRNGTRCLTVRVDITKDAVANEVLAEMTPNIEAIDFPEDIRIEYGGEYELQIENNKPMGLSLMLSVVLIFLILLWHFKSFMHAVLSFITMPLSIFGAAVGLLLMQYPFGFTSFLGLLALCGIVVRNGIILIDYADELRHEHNYSVKKAAILAAERRMRPIFLTSSAAAVGVIPMIVSRSSLWGPLGTVIAFGLMFSMVLTLFVLPVLYWLFFRKEDDETVDGEIVKAEV; this is encoded by the coding sequence ATGAAGAAAAAAAGCGGAGCCATAGATTGGGCATTTAAACACTCTACATTTCCTTTTGTACTCGTAATGTCTTTTGTACTGATGGGAATTTACGGGCTTTTAAATATGCCTCGGAACGAATTCCCTGACTTTACTATACGTCAAGGACTGATTATTGGGGCTTATCCGGGCGCATCTTCCGATAAGGTTGCAGAAGAACTGACCTCTAAAGTTGAAGAATTTTTATTCAGCTATAACGAAGTTGATAAAACCAAAACGTATTCGTATTCCAAAGATGGACTCATGTACATCTATGTAGAAGTATCGGATAAGATAGACCATAACGCTACCGAGCAATTCTGGAATAAGCTAAAGGCTGAGATTTTAATTTTTCAGCAGCTAGAATTACCTCGTGAAGTGCAAGGTGTAATGGTGAACAGTGATTTTGGTAGCACTGCTGCTTTGGTACTGGGCGTAGAATCCGAAACAAGACCGTATAAAGATCTTCAGCGTCATGTTGAAGATATAGAAGATGAGTTCCGACAAATAGATAATTTGGCGAAAATTTCACATTCTGGAGGGCTAACGGAGCAAATTTCGGTGTACGTAGATCAAGATAAATTGGCAAGTTACGGCATAACCCCGCAGGTAATTACTTCCAGCTTACAAAGTCAAGGAGCTGTATTCGGTTCTGGATCATTGGAGAGCGATACCAAAGAAAGACCTATATATCTTGAGACCACCGTAAAAAATGAATCGGATATTGCACGACAGGTAATTAAAACCGAGGCGAACGGAAATGTTATTAGAGTTAGAGATGTTGCCCATGTGGTGCGCGAATATGATAATCCGGATTCGTACTTAACCATGAACGGTACAAAGGGTATGATAATTACCTTAGAAATGGCTAAAAAAGGAAACATCGTTCAGTTTGGTGATGAGATCGATGAAAGACTTGACAAAATCATCAGCGAAATGCCCGATGATATTAAAATTACCAAAATTGCGAATCAGCCAGAAGTAGTAGACCATTCTATCAGTCACTTTATGAAAGAATTCGGTTTTGCTTTGATAGGGGTAATCTTGGTGACCCTCTTGCTTCTTCCAATTAGGGTAGCATCTGTGGCCGCGGCTACCATACCAATTACCATTGCGGCTACTTTGTGTATCATGTACTTTCTAGGTATTGAACTGAATACGGTTACCTTGGCCGCATTAATCGTGGTATTGGGTATTGTGGTAGATGACCCTATCGTAATTATTGATAATTACGTGGAGAAATTAGATGAGGGCATGTCCATTCCTGAAGCTGCCGTTAGTAGTGCTAAAGAATTGTTCCCTTCCGTATTTACGGCTACATTGGCCATTTCTGCTACTTTCTATCCGTTGTTGTTCTTTATGGATGGTGTAGCATCCGATTTTATTAGTGCCTTCCCTTATGTTATTATCATAGCATTGACTTTATCCTTATTGATATCCATCCTTATTGTTCCCATGATCAATTCCATATTTATTAAAAAGGGACTTCATGATGATCCGGAGAATAAAGACAAGGATGGTAAAAAGTCGATGCTGGATCGGTTGCAGTCGTTCTTTGATTCCGCGGTAAACAAAGCTATGGCGCATTATAAGATTACTGTCTTTTCCGGTATTGCAGCTATCGTAATCGGTGTTTTGCTTTTTGGCGGGGTTAGTCAGCAGTTGTTCCCAAAGGTTGAGCGTAACCAATTTTCCATAGAAATTAATTTAGCTCCGGGAAATAGTTTAGAAGAAACGGCAAAGGTCGTTACCAGGTTTGAAGAGATTTTAAGTGCTGACGAACGTGTAGCCGATTACACCAGTTTTGTTGGCCAGAGTTCACCTCGTTTTCACACCCTTTATGCCCCAAATCTTCCTGCAAAAAATTATGCTCAGATTTTAGTGACCACCATCTCTGATGACGCCACGGTAGAAGTCTTGAACGACTATGATGAAAAGTATGCCGACATGTATCCACAGGCCTATTTAAGAATGAAACAGTTAGATATGGCCGGTGTTAATGCACCAATAGAGGTTCGTATGTATGGCGAGGATATTGATCAGTTGAAAAAATATAGTGATACCATTATCAATATAGCACGTGCAACGCCAAAGACAATCTGGAGCAGAACCGATTACGGTGATATGAAAGAGGCGGTGCAAATTGACGTTAAATATAACGAAGCTGCTAGGTTGGGATTAAACAATAGAGATATTGCAAATGCCGTAGCGGTCAACACTACAGGTTTAAAAGCTACGGAAGTTTGGGATAAGGATTATCCTATTGATGTCAAAATTAAAAGTGAAAATCAGCACCATCAAAATATAACGGACCTAGAACAGTTATCAATTATTTCTCCACAGAGAGGAGCTGCAGTTCCGTTACGTCAAGTTGCAGATATATCTTCGGAATGGAATCAAGAAACTATTGTGAACAGAAATGGCACACGTTGTTTAACTGTTCGTGTAGATATTACCAAAGATGCCGTTGCCAATGAGGTACTGGCAGAAATGACTCCTAACATTGAAGCAATTGACTTTCCCGAGGATATACGAATAGAATATGGCGGCGAGTACGAGCTTCAAATCGAAAACAACAAACCTATGGGTCTTTCCCTCATGCTAAGTGTTGTTTTAATTTTCTTGATTCTATTATGGCACTTTAAGAGCTTTATGCATGCCGTTTTAAGTTTCATTACCATGCCACTAAGTATTTTTGGTGCAGCTGTTGGTCTATTGTTAATGCAATACCCTTTCGGGTTTACCTCTTTCCTTGGTCTATTGGCACTTTGCGGAATTGTAGTAAGAAACGGTATCATCTTAATTGACTATGCAGATGAGCTTAGACATGAACATAATTACAGTGTAAAGAAAGCGGCTATTCTTGCAGCGGAAAGACGTATGCGCCCTATTTTCTTGACATCTTCCGCAGCAGCAGTTGGGGTAATACCTATGATCGTTAGTCGCTCTAGTCTTTGGGGTCCTTTGGGAACCGTAATCGCATTCGGACTCATGTTCTCTATGGTGCTTACTCTTTTTGTCCTTCCAGTTTTGTATTGGTTGTTCTTTAGAAAAGAAGATGATGAGACAGTTGATGGGGAAATCGTTAAAGCTGAAGTTTAA
- a CDS encoding TolC family protein, with product MMYIKSQNTVINKVLLFSVIGCMFLGLNSTFAQQITLEESQKAALKHSNAIKNGLLTIEKSQAFKREMVANYFPNVEASALGLYAPNDLIGPIEGFLPNGIDNLYSASATATEVIYAGGSIRNSNALADIQLETSQIRAEQVVDSVLLVTENKFWQLVQLQEQQKVIETNETYLNELLKQQQDLLEAGLIAKNQLLQVKVNRSELFLNKSRVENMRKLALLDFALYVGVAYTPDMVADADFENITPPELKYESPDLDLSGNSNYQLLEKSITASSLQTKMAKADLLPSFAVGVSAQEFGAVDSSIDSQFTGFAFGSLSIPISNWWGSGKQKVKQEKIQEEITQNNKKDGIDQLKVAITQSWYDLVNAHEQITYALENKQLAEENLKVNRDNYDNGLSGLTDLLDAQAMAQNAQSNLINAYTNFENKEITYLYRTDQLMAPTLESLKD from the coding sequence ATGATGTATATAAAATCACAAAATACGGTTATAAATAAAGTCCTGTTATTTTCCGTAATCGGATGCATGTTTTTAGGACTGAATAGCACTTTTGCTCAGCAAATAACTTTAGAAGAAAGTCAAAAGGCCGCCCTTAAACACAGTAATGCGATAAAAAACGGCTTATTGACCATTGAAAAGTCCCAAGCTTTTAAGCGTGAGATGGTGGCAAACTATTTTCCTAATGTAGAAGCAAGCGCCTTAGGGCTTTATGCCCCTAATGACCTTATAGGACCTATTGAGGGTTTCCTTCCCAACGGAATAGATAATTTATATAGCGCCAGTGCCACGGCTACAGAAGTTATCTATGCTGGTGGCAGCATTAGAAATTCTAATGCTTTGGCAGATATTCAATTAGAAACTTCTCAAATTAGGGCAGAACAAGTTGTAGATTCGGTTTTATTGGTAACCGAAAATAAGTTCTGGCAGCTTGTACAATTGCAAGAGCAGCAAAAAGTAATAGAGACCAATGAGACTTATTTAAACGAACTTTTAAAACAACAGCAAGACTTATTGGAGGCAGGTTTAATTGCTAAAAATCAATTATTGCAAGTGAAGGTAAACCGTAGCGAACTGTTTTTGAACAAAAGCCGGGTAGAGAACATGCGTAAATTGGCATTATTAGATTTTGCGCTGTATGTAGGCGTAGCTTATACACCCGATATGGTAGCCGATGCGGATTTTGAAAATATAACTCCGCCAGAACTGAAGTATGAATCCCCAGATTTAGACCTTAGCGGTAATAGCAATTACCAGCTTCTTGAAAAATCGATAACAGCAAGCAGCCTACAAACCAAAATGGCGAAGGCAGATTTATTACCCTCTTTTGCCGTTGGTGTAAGTGCCCAAGAGTTTGGTGCCGTTGATAGTTCTATCGATAGTCAATTTACGGGTTTTGCTTTTGGTTCCTTGAGTATTCCTATTTCCAATTGGTGGGGCAGCGGAAAGCAAAAGGTGAAGCAAGAGAAAATACAGGAAGAAATTACGCAAAACAATAAAAAAGATGGTATTGACCAACTAAAAGTGGCTATTACTCAAAGCTGGTATGATTTGGTAAATGCCCATGAGCAAATAACTTATGCGTTAGAAAACAAGCAACTGGCCGAGGAAAACTTAAAGGTAAACCGTGATAATTATGATAACGGGTTAAGCGGACTTACGGATTTGCTAGATGCACAGGCAATGGCGCAGAACGCACAGTCCAACCTTATTAATGCGTACACAAATTTTGAGAACAAAGAGATCACCTACTTATATAGAACAGACCAATTGATGGCACCTACATTAGAAAGCCTAAAAGACTAA
- a CDS encoding adenylate/guanylate cyclase domain-containing protein — MKKKQIIRILTLALMWFIAILAFDIVLNIKVFERGDWLPYYQYTFTTVLPLILIYCVIISVSEVFFMRAMLRDYPFAVVVLTKTVLQFAVIYVVHFLGAYFITQIMPLSPNDAVNTHYAYLGTSFNAFYVTYFFIVSFHFSLYAQVSRKFGSTNLFDIIKGTYFRPKEDERIFMFLDLNQSTTIAEEIGHLKYSRLIQKCFTKLTHHIDNYDAEVYQYVGDEAVLTWRNSNTKAARQCVALYAVFKDNLLKAAPEFEKEFGVTPKFKVGVSFGTVAIAEVGDYKRDIAFHGTVLNTGARLCQLCKEIKEDILFSDSFSNLEKSNAHHLEYVGDYMLTGRRTLEKVYRLVL; from the coding sequence ATGAAGAAAAAACAAATCATTAGAATATTGACACTAGCACTAATGTGGTTCATTGCCATCTTGGCTTTTGATATTGTACTAAATATAAAGGTTTTTGAAAGGGGAGATTGGCTTCCTTATTATCAATATACCTTTACAACGGTCTTACCCCTTATCCTAATATACTGTGTAATTATAAGTGTTAGCGAGGTCTTTTTTATGCGGGCCATGCTTCGCGATTATCCTTTTGCAGTTGTTGTACTCACAAAAACAGTGTTGCAATTTGCCGTAATTTATGTCGTTCATTTTTTAGGAGCGTATTTCATTACGCAAATAATGCCCTTGAGTCCTAACGATGCTGTAAATACGCATTACGCCTATCTTGGGACTTCATTTAATGCATTCTATGTAACTTATTTTTTTATCGTCAGTTTTCATTTTAGCCTTTACGCTCAGGTTTCTAGAAAGTTTGGTTCAACCAACCTGTTCGATATTATAAAGGGAACCTACTTTAGACCGAAAGAAGATGAACGTATTTTTATGTTTTTAGATTTAAATCAGTCTACCACGATTGCCGAGGAAATAGGACATTTAAAATACAGTAGGCTCATTCAAAAATGCTTTACAAAACTTACCCATCATATAGATAATTATGATGCAGAGGTATACCAATATGTTGGTGATGAAGCAGTGCTGACTTGGCGTAATTCCAATACCAAAGCGGCAAGGCAATGTGTAGCCCTGTATGCAGTATTTAAGGACAACCTTTTAAAGGCGGCTCCTGAGTTTGAAAAGGAATTTGGAGTAACGCCCAAATTTAAGGTAGGGGTCAGTTTTGGCACTGTAGCCATTGCCGAGGTAGGCGACTATAAACGAGATATTGCCTTTCATGGCACCGTATTGAATACAGGGGCAAGATTATGCCAGTTATGCAAAGAAATTAAAGAGGATATTCTTTTCTCGGACTCTTTTTCCAATCTTGAAAAATCGAATGCCCATCACTTAGAGTATGTTGGTGATTATATGCTCACCGGTAGAAGAACATTAGAAAAGGTGTACCGATTAGTACTATAA
- a CDS encoding beta-glucosidase gives MYKILLFFLAIILLYSCDIKKRSENKNEIFQNSMSNRIVEEWLGKLTLEQKVALVVGRGMDIPGFAFAEDKIKVPGQAGSTFEISEMGIPSMTLADGPAGLRIHPTREGSEETFYCTAFPIATLLASTWNKELVRKVGKAYGGEAKEYGIDIVLAPAMNIHRNPLTGRNFEYYSEDPYLSGHIAAAMVKGIQSQGVGTSLKHYVANNSETNRVLLNTKLSQRALREIYLKGFKIAIQESEPWSVVSSYNKINGTYVSENHGLLEQVLRDDWGYEGIVISDWWAGNNSVNKIKSGNDLIMPGEPKDRQSIFEAVTTGELSLESLDRSVTRILKTLIKIPAYHNFNYSDHPDLKSNAVIAREAAAEGAILLKNEIETLPLPNKHLKIATFGIGSYNFYSGGVGSGDVNEAYTISLVEGLENIGKIVDADLKERYSMYLSDEKAKLPIKKSSFELSPTIPEMILNEKLIFEKAAANDIALITIGRNSGEFQDRKTDGDFYLTDIEKEMIKSVSSIFKAVNKKVVIILNVGNVIETASWRDYADAILLVWQGGQEAGNSVCDVLSGKTTPSGKLPTTFPMTYDNVPSAKSFPGKLVQNNEKHKLGGKGMEIEYLEEIMVGYRHYLSNNIQTAFSFGFGLSFTTFSYDDLELSSTQLEDELIVKVTVKNTGKVSGKEVVQLYITAPMENLKKPLRELKGFEKTKLLKPSESEVLTFRLKAKDLASFDSSQSAWTTESGKYNIQIGASSEDIRLGAIITAKEMLVEKVSRLYSVEID, from the coding sequence ATGTATAAAATCCTACTTTTTTTCTTAGCAATAATATTGCTCTATAGTTGTGACATAAAGAAAAGGTCTGAAAATAAAAATGAAATATTCCAGAATTCAATGTCCAATAGAATTGTTGAAGAATGGCTTGGTAAACTTACCCTTGAACAAAAAGTAGCACTTGTAGTGGGAAGGGGCATGGATATTCCAGGATTCGCTTTTGCAGAGGATAAAATTAAAGTACCGGGCCAAGCAGGTAGCACTTTTGAAATTTCTGAAATGGGGATTCCATCTATGACATTAGCTGATGGCCCAGCAGGTTTAAGAATTCATCCTACCAGAGAAGGATCTGAAGAAACTTTTTATTGTACAGCTTTTCCTATTGCTACATTATTAGCTTCTACATGGAATAAGGAATTAGTTAGGAAAGTGGGAAAAGCATATGGAGGAGAAGCAAAAGAATACGGTATTGATATTGTTTTAGCACCAGCCATGAACATTCACAGAAACCCATTAACTGGAAGAAACTTTGAGTATTACTCAGAAGACCCTTACCTAAGTGGTCATATCGCAGCTGCAATGGTTAAAGGTATTCAATCTCAGGGTGTCGGAACATCCCTAAAACATTATGTGGCTAACAATAGTGAAACCAATAGAGTCTTGCTTAACACAAAACTAAGCCAAAGGGCATTGAGGGAAATTTATCTTAAGGGATTTAAAATTGCCATACAAGAATCTGAGCCTTGGTCAGTGGTCAGTTCCTACAACAAGATTAATGGTACTTATGTCTCTGAAAATCATGGACTGCTAGAACAAGTTTTAAGAGATGATTGGGGTTATGAAGGTATAGTAATTTCAGATTGGTGGGCCGGAAATAATTCAGTGAATAAGATAAAATCTGGAAATGATTTAATAATGCCTGGTGAACCAAAGGATCGACAGTCTATTTTTGAAGCTGTAACCACTGGTGAACTATCATTGGAAAGCTTAGACAGAAGTGTTACTCGTATTCTCAAGACATTAATAAAAATTCCTGCATATCATAACTTTAATTATTCAGACCATCCAGATTTAAAATCAAATGCAGTAATTGCAAGAGAAGCAGCAGCAGAAGGTGCGATCTTATTAAAAAATGAAATCGAAACATTGCCTTTACCAAATAAACATTTAAAAATTGCAACATTTGGAATTGGGTCTTATAATTTTTATTCAGGAGGTGTTGGGAGTGGAGACGTAAATGAAGCATACACAATTTCTTTAGTTGAAGGACTGGAAAACATTGGAAAGATTGTGGATGCCGATCTGAAAGAAAGATATTCAATGTATTTAAGTGATGAAAAAGCAAAACTACCGATAAAAAAGTCATCTTTTGAATTGTCACCCACTATTCCAGAAATGATTTTAAACGAAAAATTAATCTTTGAAAAAGCGGCAGCTAATGATATAGCCTTAATTACAATAGGTAGAAATTCTGGAGAATTTCAGGATAGAAAGACTGATGGAGATTTCTATCTTACGGATATTGAAAAGGAAATGATTAAATCAGTTTCTAGCATCTTTAAGGCTGTGAATAAGAAAGTTGTAATTATCTTGAATGTTGGCAATGTCATAGAAACTGCAAGTTGGAGAGATTATGCAGACGCTATATTACTAGTATGGCAAGGTGGTCAAGAAGCAGGGAATTCAGTATGTGATGTATTATCTGGAAAGACCACACCTTCAGGAAAATTACCAACAACTTTCCCTATGACATATGATAATGTTCCTAGCGCAAAATCTTTTCCAGGAAAATTAGTCCAAAATAATGAAAAACATAAGTTAGGAGGTAAAGGAATGGAAATAGAATATCTTGAAGAAATCATGGTTGGTTATCGCCACTACCTTTCAAATAATATACAAACAGCATTTTCATTTGGTTTTGGGTTGTCTTTCACTACATTTTCTTATGACGATTTAGAGTTAAGTTCAACCCAATTAGAAGATGAATTAATAGTAAAAGTCACCGTAAAAAATACAGGTAAAGTGTCAGGAAAAGAAGTTGTACAACTTTATATTACTGCTCCTATGGAAAATTTGAAGAAACCACTTCGAGAACTAAAGGGATTTGAGAAAACCAAACTTTTGAAACCAAGCGAAAGTGAAGTTTTAACGTTCCGGTTAAAAGCAAAGGACCTTGCTTCTTTTGATTCTTCTCAAAGCGCTTGGACTACAGAATCTGGAAAATACAATATTCAGATTGGGGCTTCAAGTGAAGATATTCGATTAGGGGCAATAATTACAGCTAAGGAAATGTTGGTAGAGAAGGTAAGTCGACTTTATTCAGTCGAAATAGATTAA
- a CDS encoding TolB family protein has product MTTLLNKRRFLKIHFLAIILMVLYSCSKKSYPIAYSSKDSDNREIFLTNSEGITKIKITNNLGADGYPDWSTDGKRIAFYAKYDEGKTWSMHVMNSDGTNRQRLTHEKNKWDSSPTWSPDGNKIAFAREYSDSEGNWQEEVWIMNSDGSEQTQLKTISGRAPCFMKDGRLLFHSKSEFNQICIANGDGSNIITLTNNSAKDKSPKVSPDGKQIAFISNRDGNQEVYIMNIDGSNQKRLTYNTVSDWDVCWSPDGSQLIFASDTSEYLSLYMINKDGSSIKKFIDNGSQPSWLK; this is encoded by the coding sequence ATGACAACACTACTAAATAAGAGGAGGTTTCTAAAAATACATTTTCTGGCAATCATATTAATGGTTCTTTACTCCTGCAGCAAAAAATCATATCCTATAGCATATTCATCAAAAGACTCTGATAACAGAGAGATTTTTTTAACTAACTCTGAAGGAATAACCAAAATTAAAATAACAAATAACCTAGGAGCTGATGGCTATCCCGATTGGTCAACTGATGGCAAACGTATTGCATTTTATGCCAAATATGATGAAGGAAAAACATGGTCTATGCATGTTATGAATAGCGATGGTACAAATAGACAAAGATTGACTCATGAGAAAAACAAATGGGACAGTTCCCCGACATGGTCTCCAGATGGTAATAAAATAGCATTTGCAAGAGAATACTCTGATTCAGAAGGCAATTGGCAAGAAGAAGTGTGGATTATGAATTCCGATGGTAGTGAGCAAACACAACTAAAAACAATTAGTGGTAGAGCACCTTGTTTTATGAAAGATGGAAGATTACTGTTTCACTCCAAATCAGAATTCAATCAAATCTGCATAGCCAATGGTGATGGCAGCAATATTATCACGTTAACGAACAATAGCGCTAAAGATAAATCTCCGAAAGTTTCACCTGACGGTAAACAAATTGCATTTATTTCAAATAGGGATGGAAATCAGGAAGTCTATATCATGAATATAGATGGATCAAATCAAAAACGACTAACATACAATACAGTATCAGACTGGGACGTCTGCTGGTCTCCAGATGGCTCTCAACTCATTTTTGCATCAGATACGAGTGAGTATTTAAGTCTATACATGATAAACAAAGATGGCTCTTCAATCAAGAAATTTATCGATAACGGTTCACAACCTTCGTGGTTAAAATAA
- a CDS encoding Crp/Fnr family transcriptional regulator, with protein sequence MNELKIYLETLVPFTESEMEVFISLFSEIQLKKKDYFAKEGEFSSKLAFISNGVMRAFFRNKRGNEYNKTFFTPSNFVAAYSSITTKQKNLINIQCLTDCTLLVADFRQLTSLYKKYPKFESLARTMAEYKFAIKEKREIELVTLEATERYSIFKKEHPDLENLINQYHIASYLGITPTQLSRIRAKK encoded by the coding sequence ATGAATGAATTGAAAATCTATTTAGAAACATTAGTCCCTTTTACAGAAAGTGAAATGGAAGTTTTCATTTCATTGTTTTCTGAAATTCAACTCAAAAAGAAGGACTATTTTGCCAAAGAAGGAGAGTTTTCATCAAAGTTAGCTTTTATTTCAAATGGAGTAATGCGCGCATTTTTTCGCAATAAAAGGGGAAATGAATACAATAAAACGTTCTTTACACCTTCAAATTTTGTAGCAGCATATTCATCGATAACAACAAAGCAGAAAAATTTAATTAATATTCAATGCCTAACGGACTGCACACTTTTAGTTGCTGATTTTAGACAACTAACTTCACTTTATAAAAAGTATCCGAAATTTGAAAGCCTTGCTCGAACCATGGCAGAATACAAGTTTGCAATAAAAGAGAAAAGAGAAATTGAACTTGTAACGCTTGAAGCAACGGAACGCTACTCAATCTTCAAAAAAGAACATCCAGATTTAGAAAACCTAATTAACCAATACCATATCGCTTCGTATTTAGGTATTACCCCAACTCAATTAAGTCGTATAAGAGCCAAAAAGTAA